From Microcoleus sp. bin38.metabat.b11b12b14.051:
AGCAATTTCAAACCCGTGGGTGTTCTGGGTGGGGAAAGCCAAGCAAGCGGCGCGGGCGACGTGGCCGAACTTCATGGCGATCGAAGCGTCGCTCCCAAAACCGCTAATCACCGCCAACTGCACCTTTTTGTCGGCGGAGGCTGCTGCTGCGCGCAATTGGGCGTTCAATCCTTCATCGTAGACTCCGTAGCTGTCTTGAACCAGCAACACCGGGTTTTCGCCGTCGTCGATCGGGTATTCCGCAGCCAGAGGGCAAATTTCCAAAGCAATCAGCGCCTCCAACGGCTGGCGCTGCGTAAAATACAAAGCTCCGATCGCCCCGACTTCTTCCTTCGCCGACGCCACCAGATAAACATTCACCGCAGGCTCTGTCAAATATTCCGCCAGAGCCAGCAAAATCGCCACTGAAGCCTTATTGTCGAGGGTGTAGCTGGCGATCCAATCCTTCAACCGCAGTGGGCGCTTGCGGTGTTTTCCCACCACCATCCGCGTGCCCGCTCGAATTCCGGCCTCGGCTAATTCCTCGGCGGTACACTTGGTTTCGATCCAAGCATTTTCCCATTTCACAGAAACATCTTCCTGCTGCGCTTTTTGGGGGGATTCGTGGGAAACGTGGCGACTCCCGAAGCTGAGAATGCCGCTAATTGTTTGCTTGTCGCCCAACAAATCGACGACGCCTTCGCCGTAAACCCAAGGAAACGCGCCGCCCAACCTGCGGACTTCGACGCGCCCGCGATCGCCTATTGTTTTAACTAGGGCACCAATTTCGTCTTTGTGGGCGGTAATGGCGATCGACTTGGAGGGATTGCGGCCTTTAATTAGGGCGATCGCATTGTCGGCGCGATCGATCCAAGCATTGATTCCCAAGGCGGCGAACTTTTCCATCAACCGCTGGTTAATTTCCGACTCCGCACCGCTGGGTGAATGCAGCATGACTAATTCTTCGATTGTTTGAAATAGGCGATCGAACTCTAACATTTTTGCTTCTGGCGTTTTGGAGCGTATTTTGACATATCTTAAAGCAGATTTATTCTGTCTAGCACTCCTATTTTCTGAAGTGAATCAGATTTTTATTTTTTTTTACCGCAGAGAGCGCAGAGAACGCAGAGGAGGGAGAAAGATAGAAAGAGGGATATTTGAAATTTGACACACTTTCGCAACCAAAGAAACTGGGTTTCTGATACCTTTATACGCTAATATCAGAAACCGGGTTTCTTCGGATATCTCTCGTTACCAAACCGAAAACTCAGAGAAACCCGGTTTATTCCCCCATTCGTCGGAAATAAAACTGTCCGAAATATTGTTATTATTAAACTGAAAAGATTTAAATTTTTCCTATGTTTTTCCCTAAATTTCAGCAACTGATGCAGCGCCGAATTAGAGCCAAAAAGTTAGGAATAGAATTCAACAGAGTTGCTAGCTTTCAACTTCCCGATAATTTGCTTGTGCAAGAAAAGCGCCATCAAGTAAATGTGCCTTCCGAGAAAGGTATGGATGGAGAATTTATAGAAGTGCTTTTAGATGACTGCTACGGAGTCGAGCAGTTATCTCCATCGCTGAGGACAATTATTGATGTTGGAGCGAATGTCGGGTTATTTCCGATTGTGGCGCGAAACAGGTTTCCCCAGGCGGTGATTCACGCCTACGAAGCTAATCCCAACTTGGAAAATTACCTCAAACATCAATCAAAAATCGCCGATTTTACCTATTTTATGGAAGCTGTAGGAGCCGAAGATGGTAGAGTAGTTCTCGATATTCGGGAAGTGTCGGGAAAAACGCGATCGACTGTCAGCGCAAACGGCGACGTACCGATGGTATCGTTGAAAAGGGCGATCGATCGCATTGGCGGCAGCGTCGATTTAGCCAAAGTAGACTGCGAAGGTGCAGAATGGCTGTTATTTGAAGACCGAGATTCTTGGCAACTCGTGCAAAACCTGTCTTTAGAATATCACTTGTGGTCTGGTCACACTCACGCCGAAACCCGACAAGTTATTGAAAATTTAGGATTTGAGGTCAAAAAGCAAATACCAATAGATAAATGGTACGGCTTAATCTTAGCATCTCGCACCCGCAACCCTCAATAATATAGCATAACTAATAATGTTTGTAGTGATGACTAAAGTCCTCAGAATTTTTTAAGGACTGAAGTCCTCACTACAAACCAATTTTAACAGAATAGGACTTACGCGCTGGGGCCAGAAACCGGGTTTTTCCCTTGAATACTTTGTTGTGATTCGCAGATTTAGGGAAAAACCCGGTTTCTTTGTCGAGCCGTGCGTAAGTCTTGCAGAAGTTGGGTTAAATCTGTTCTTCACCTTGATTTAACTGCTGTATTCCTTGATTTTCTTCGACACGAACAATCGAATTTTCGGCAATATTCAGGATGCCTGTAAATTTATCTTGACTTGTTTGCAAAGCTTGATCCTTATTTTTTCGCAGGGCAATTTCTCGCCGCAATTTCTCAATAGTTCGTTGAAAACTAGCTGCTTGTCTGACTATCTCCTGTTCTGACAAGTCTAGTAATTCTATCAAAGTGGCAACTTGATATTCCAAAAGTTGCGTTTCATAAATATTGTGATTGTTAACTACAATATTTTCCGAAGTTTCTGGGGGATTAAATACAATTCTTTCGTCGGCTAGGGACAGGGCTGTTTTGACACTCAGGGCTAAATGTCTAAACAGTTCAGCGGTATTTGGGCGAATTTTAACTTTCAGAAACATCAGTACAGCAAACAAACTTCCTGACTCTAGCAGTCCCCCAAATCCCAAGACAGACTTGATTTTGTGTGGGATAATTAAGGTATCTTGTTCTGGAATAAACAGGCTGCCTTTGGCATCGGATTCGTAAAAAATATTTAAGGCGCCCGGTTCTAAATTCACGAAGATTTCTGGCTGGGTTCCGAGGACTGTATGAATGTCTAAGCCAAACTGACGGATTATTTCAGAAATAGCCGGAATTTGAGCTACTAATTCCGCACTAACTAATGGAATAGCTGTATTTTCTACTGCTGTGTGCCGAGAATTCCAGTGCGGTTCTGAGCCTGCTGCTGCTAGCAGAGTCCAGCATTTCATGTCTGCTGTTGGAGAATTGCCTCTCATCAAGCGGCGCGCGGATTCTTGCAATGAATCTTCTAATTCCCCGTAGGGATGAGTTTTGAACAAACGCACTAAGGCACAGGTATTTTCTCGGGTTTTTGCATCGCAAAAATGTTGGTAAATATACTTGACAATATTCTGGCTGCTGGCTTCCATACTCGGGGTATTTCTACCGAACTGGCGCAGGACTAAGCTGCATTTGGCCATGTCTTGCGGGGTAAATCGGGTAAGATCGTACATTGAAAAACGCTCTCCCAGAGCTCAAACACTCTTCTTATTTATCGTTAAGAGCGTTACCGCATCCGGAATCCCACTGAGAGCTTTGACAATTCTTAGTTAAAACGCGTACAAAATATTTGACTAAAATACAGGGTTGTACGCGAAAATACAGAAATTAACACTGAGCAAAAAAAATCGCTCCGGTAGGGCGCCCGCGGAGTAAGGAGAGGCTGATGTCTGGTGGGGGAAGGATTTGTGGCGGTGACTGGCGCACAGAAATTTACAAAACGGGACTTTTCTACTCTGGGAAGCGCCACAATCAAACAGGTTAGTAGTGAGGACTTCAGTCCTTCTTGTTCCCTCAGGTTAGTAGTAAGGACTTAAGTCCTTCTTGTTCCCTCAGGTTAGTAGTGAGGACTTAAGTCCTTCTTGTTCCCTCAGGTTAGTAGTGAGGACTTAAGTCCTTCTTGTTCCCTCAGGTTAGTAGTGAGGACTTAAGTCCTTCTTGTTCCCTCAGGTTAGTAGTGAGGACTTAAGTCCTTCTTGTTCCCTCAGGTTAGTAGTNNNNNNNNNNTCAGGTTAGTAGTGAGGACTTAAGTCCTTCTTGTTCCCTCAGGTTAGTAGTGAGGACTTAAGTCCTTCTTGTTCCCTCAGGTTAGTAGTGAGGACTTAAGTCCTTCTTGTTCCCTCAGGTTAGTAGTAAGGACTTAAGTCCTTCTTGTTCCCTCAGGTTAGTAGTGAGGACTTAAGTCCTTCTTGTTCCCTCAGGTTAGTAGTGAGGACTTAAGTCCTTCTTGTTCCCTCAGGTTAGTAGTGAGGACTTAAGTCCTTCTTGTTCCCTCGGACTTGGTTTTGTCGCTTAACCTATTTTATATTTATCAGATGACGCTACAGACTACACCTGAGTAAAAAACAGAGACTGCGATTGCTTGGCTTGTCCGTTGCTTCGGACAAAAAAGTTGGTAATCTCAAGCTGTTGTTTTATCGGTAAATGCTTTGTTTAAAACTTTTAAGTATCTCAAACAACTCTACTGAGTAGGTTGAGACTTTGCTTGCAGGGCATCTTTCGCCGACAATCCCTGATCTTGAATGCCAAAATACCACAAACTAGCAGCAGCTTCGGCGCGAGTCACGGATTTTTTGGGCTGAAACAGAGTAGTAAAACCAAAAACCCGGCGAATATTTGCCAAATCTCCATTGTTAAAATCCGCTAAAATTGCCCGCGAGGCCTGGGAATCAATCTTAGAAGCATCTTGAAAACCCCATTTTTCTTTGACTCCTTCAATGTTGGCGGTGGGTAAAACTTGACGAGTATCTAATGGTACTTTCCAGAGAACCATTGTTTCGCGTGTTAAAGGCGCATCGGGACGAAATTTCAGATCTTTCGTTTCTGCTGAAAGCGAACTCGGAATTAAGCCGGCTTCTGCTAAACCTTGAATTGCTGCAAAATCTGGGTCGGTTTTGGGTATGTCAGAAAATGCAGGTTCGCTAGAGTCTACTGCTAATCTAATTTGTTTTGCTTGACGGCTGGCATATATCTGATTGTTTGCTGCTACTAACCAGCGGGCGTATTCGCGGCGGGTAACAATTTTGTTGGGTTCGGGTAAGGTGGTGCCTGTTTCTAAATTAGCACCGCTTTTAGATCGCACTTTTAGCGCTTCTAACTGAGCCAAATCTGCTACGTACTGCCGCAACTGTTGAGGGATTTGGGTGTCTGGTTGGCTAATTTTTGGTGATTTTGGCGCAGTCGATGGCGCGGGTGTGCTTCCCTCTGAATTTGAGGGAGTTGGTGAAGCGCTTGGGGATGGGCTAGACTCGGAATTGTTCGGTTCGGGGCTGGCGGCAATTTCTGGGCTGTCTTTGGTGTAGTCGATCGCAAATTTTGTAGAACCTCCTACTTTCTCAATCCCAGAAAGCGACACTGTTACCCGCAAATTATCTCGGGTGGCGACTAAGGAACCTTGTCCGTCGGCGCTTGGGAGGCTGACTATTTTCCAGTTGCGCCGCCCAAATTCTAACTGATAAAAGTTCTGAACCGAATTCACCGGATCTGTGGTTTCCCAGCGCAGTCGCGCGTTTTTTGACGGCGGATCGGTTGGCGGGCCCACTTCGACTAACTGAGCATTACGATATAGTGGAATTTCTGTCGGAAAATCGGCAGGAAGTTTGGCGCTGGAGTTGGTTTCAACTGCTGTCGCTGGCGATGGATTGGACAAAACCGCCGGATTTTGTTGTAATTTTGGATCTGCTGCTAGGGATTCTTCGAGTGCCTTGCTGTTGGGGCTGTTGGCGCAAGCTGTGACAGCAGCCAGCAGACACAGGGCAAGCCCTCTATTTAGGGTAGCGAGTATATTGGTTTTATTGGTTTTACTGGTTTTAGCTGGCGATCGCCCTGAGTTGCCTCGCCGTTGAGTAAATATAGTATTCAGCATGAATCCCTCGTTTGCGGATATATTTCTAGGCTAGCGCAGATCGATCGGACAATTATATTTATTATACAAATGAAATTGCTGCACGTACTCCTAGTTATTGCTACATTATTTGTCTCGGCCCTGAAGTTTACAAGTCCCGCAAAAGCTCAACCAGCTTTGCTGCGGGCGCCGCTTGCTCAGCCGGAGTGGCAGCCGTTTTGCTCAAGCCAAGGTGAGTTTGCGATCGATATGCCGGGAACTCCTAAAATTAATACTGAAACTTTCTCAACTCAAATCACAACTCATACCTATAGGTCAGTATTAAAAAATAAAGAAACTTATTTACTCCAATACTTCGATTTAGATTTTCGACTCAGCAACAATAATATCAAAATTACTTTAAACAATGCCGTTGATTTCTTTGTGGTGGCGGCGAATGCCAAAGTGCTACAAGTGCGGGATATTTCCCTGGGCGGCTATCCGGGAAAAGAATTTGAGTTTCAGTCGCTTGGAGCCACGCAACCTGTAGGTATAGGTCAGGTATTTTTGGTGGATACGCGCGTTTACGGGCTAGTTGCTACTACTCCGGTATCAGAAAATGCTCAAAAATTTCTGGATTCTTTTCGTTTGTTTTGAAGCAGGAAGTTGGGCAACGGATTTAATGGATTTAACGGATGTTGAGGGAAATTTCTGTTGCCAGTGGCGATCGCATTTATTAAAACAACTTACGAGTTGGCACTTGGTCGATCGCAAAATATGGACTGCGGCAAATAAAAATCTTGCGCTCGATCGTTTTTTTCAGTAACAGTGCATTCAACAGTATCAAGTTGATTTTTACATCATACGTCATTTGCTTTTTTGCACTCTATCTAACGACATAGATAGCATTTACACCTGTGGAGCGATGTACCGGATTCCTCAGTTTTATATGTTTGATATAAGGCTTGTTAGGTAAAAGGCACCAACTAAAGTTTAGTTAAAGTTTAGTGTTGCTTAATCTACTTCAACGAAGTCTGGCTCATCGAAAGCTTACTTGGAGGACATTGACATATTATGAACAAAATAACACCAATTATCATCAGCAGCATCTTGTTATTTGGGGCTGTTGGTTGCAGTGACGGGGCTAAAACTAGCGCTGATGCTCCTAATTCTACCACAGAAAATCGCAGCAGCCCGCCGCCAGCCGAGACAGTTCAAAAAACTCAGGGCGACGCCACTAGCGATATTCGCAAAGCCCAAGCAAATTCTGATATCAGAGCCAGAGAACAGCGCAACAATGTGACGGGCGGCGATACAAAAAGAGCCGATGGCGACCTGAAAAGCGAAGTTCGCTCGAAGTTGGAAGTGAACATCACGAAAGGTCAGCTAACTGTTGAGGCAAAAGACGGGGCTGTTATCGTCGGTGGCACAGTTCCCAACCAAACTGATTTAGCTAAAATTGAGCCGCTAGCTAA
This genomic window contains:
- a CDS encoding FkbM family methyltransferase, which produces MFFPKFQQLMQRRIRAKKLGIEFNRVASFQLPDNLLVQEKRHQVNVPSEKGMDGEFIEVLLDDCYGVEQLSPSLRTIIDVGANVGLFPIVARNRFPQAVIHAYEANPNLENYLKHQSKIADFTYFMEAVGAEDGRVVLDIREVSGKTRSTVSANGDVPMVSLKRAIDRIGGSVDLAKVDCEGAEWLLFEDRDSWQLVQNLSLEYHLWSGHTHAETRQVIENLGFEVKKQIPIDKWYGLILASRTRNPQ
- a CDS encoding BON domain-containing protein, giving the protein MNKITPIIISSILLFGAVGCSDGAKTSADAPNSTTENRSSPPPAETVQKTQGDATSDIRKAQANSDIRAREQRNNVTGGDTKRADGDLKSEVRSKLEVNITKGQLTVEAKDGAVIVGGTVPNQTDLAKIEPLAKEIKGVKSVNVTAVVAPAAPASPKN
- a CDS encoding M42 family metallopeptidase, encoding MLEFDRLFQTIEELVMLHSPSGAESEINQRLMEKFAALGINAWIDRADNAIALIKGRNPSKSIAITAHKDEIGALVKTIGDRGRVEVRRLGGAFPWVYGEGVVDLLGDKQTISGILSFGSRHVSHESPQKAQQEDVSVKWENAWIETKCTAEELAEAGIRAGTRMVVGKHRKRPLRLKDWIASYTLDNKASVAILLALAEYLTEPAVNVYLVASAKEEVGAIGALYFTQRQPLEALIALEICPLAAEYPIDDGENPVLLVQDSYGVYDEGLNAQLRAAAASADKKVQLAVISGFGSDASIAMKFGHVARAACLAFPTQNTHGFEIAHLGAIGNCAAILKAYCEELSDD
- a CDS encoding histidine kinase, with protein sequence MYDLTRFTPQDMAKCSLVLRQFGRNTPSMEASSQNIVKYIYQHFCDAKTRENTCALVRLFKTHPYGELEDSLQESARRLMRGNSPTADMKCWTLLAAAGSEPHWNSRHTAVENTAIPLVSAELVAQIPAISEIIRQFGLDIHTVLGTQPEIFVNLEPGALNIFYESDAKGSLFIPEQDTLIIPHKIKSVLGFGGLLESGSLFAVLMFLKVKIRPNTAELFRHLALSVKTALSLADERIVFNPPETSENIVVNNHNIYETQLLEYQVATLIELLDLSEQEIVRQAASFQRTIEKLRREIALRKNKDQALQTSQDKFTGILNIAENSIVRVEENQGIQQLNQGEEQI
- a CDS encoding S-layer homology domain-containing protein, which produces MLNTIFTQRRGNSGRSPAKTSKTNKTNILATLNRGLALCLLAAVTACANSPNSKALEESLAADPKLQQNPAVLSNPSPATAVETNSSAKLPADFPTEIPLYRNAQLVEVGPPTDPPSKNARLRWETTDPVNSVQNFYQLEFGRRNWKIVSLPSADGQGSLVATRDNLRVTVSLSGIEKVGGSTKFAIDYTKDSPEIAASPEPNNSESSPSPSASPTPSNSEGSTPAPSTAPKSPKISQPDTQIPQQLRQYVADLAQLEALKVRSKSGANLETGTTLPEPNKIVTRREYARWLVAANNQIYASRQAKQIRLAVDSSEPAFSDIPKTDPDFAAIQGLAEAGLIPSSLSAETKDLKFRPDAPLTRETMVLWKVPLDTRQVLPTANIEGVKEKWGFQDASKIDSQASRAILADFNNGDLANIRRVFGFTTLFQPKKSVTRAEAAASLWYFGIQDQGLSAKDALQAKSQPTQ